The nucleotide sequence TCCCCCGCCTGCTCGAAGCGCTCGCGGGTCGCGCCCGCACCGACCTCGGTCAGGCGCGCGCCCTGCGGCGGCCGCTGCACGCCGACGCCGACGACGTCCGCGAGGCGCTGGCGATGGTGGAAGAAGCGCGGCTGCTCGCAGGCGAGCAGCGGGTTCTCCCTCTGGCCGGCGCGCGCGACGTGCGCGCCCTGGTGGCTCGCGCGGGCAAGGGCGCCACGCTCGAGGGCCCCGAGCTGGTGCAACTGGCGCACGTGATGGCCGCGCTCTCGCGCACGCGTGACTTTCTCGAGGACGTGGCCGGTCGCGTGCCGCGGCTGGCCCGGCTCGGCGAGCAGCTCGTCGATCTGACGTCGCTGGCGCGGCGGATCGATTCTGCCTTCGAGCCTTCGGGGCAGGTGTCGGATCGCGCGAGCCCCGAGCTCGCCGCCGCGCGCGAGCGCTCGCGCGGGCTGCACAAGCAGCTCAAGTCGAAGATCGAGGACCTGCTCGCCGACGTGGAGAACGAAGAGCTCCTCCGCGATCGATATTTCACGCTGCGAAATGATCGCTACGTCGTGCCGGTGAAGGCGCAGCACCGCGCGCAGCTTCCGGGCATCGTCCACAACGCGAGCCAGAGCGGCCAGACGCTCTTCGTGGAGCCGCAGCCGCTCATCGGCCTGGGCAACGAGCTCGCCATCGCGCAGTCGGTGGCCGCAGAGGAAGAGCGGCGGGTGCTGCAGGAGCTCACCGATCTGGTGGGCAAGCGCGCCGACGAGCTGCTCGAGGCGCTGGAGGCCATCGCCGCGCTCGACGAGGCCGAGGCCTGCGCACGGCTCGCCAACGATCTGCACGCGAACGTGCCGGAGCTCACCAAGCCCTCGAGCCCCTTCAACCTCAAGGCGCTGCGGCATCCCTTGCTGGTGCTGCAGGGCAAGAAGGTCATCGCCTCGGACGTGCGGCTCGAGGCGCCGGCGCGCGCTCTCATCGTCTCGGGACCGAACGCGGGCGGAAAGACCGTGACGCTCACGGGCGTCGGGCTCTGCGCGCTCATGCTGCGCGCGGGCCTGCCCATTCCGGTCGAGGCGGGCTCGAGCCTGCCGCTGTATCCCGGGGTCTCGTCGGCGATCGGCGACGCGCAGGATCTGGGTCGCGACCTCTCGACTTTCAGCGCGCACATCACCGCGCTGCGCGACATCTTGAAGAGCTGCGGCCCGGGCTCGCTGGTGCTCATCGACGAGGTCGCCGCCGACACCGATCCGCGCGAAGGCGCCGCGATCGCCACGGCCATCCTCGAGGCGCTGCTGGAGCACGGCGCCACGTCGATCGTCACCACGCACCTCGAGGAGCTCAAGGCGCTCGGGCTGGGCGACACGCGCTTCGCCAATGCGCACGTGGGCTTCGACCCGGTGAACCTCGCGCCCACGTACAAGCTGCACCTCGGCTCGCCGGGCGCGTCGAGCGCCATCGAGATCGCCCAGCGCGTGGGCCTGCCTGCTGCGGTGTGCGAGCGCGCGCGAAGTCACCTGTCGGGAACCGCGGGGCCGCTCGCGAAGGCGCTGGAGAAGCTCGAGGCCGAGCGCGCGGCGCTGGAGACGGCGCGCCTCGAGGCGCAGAAGCTCGCCGCCGACGCCAAGGCCGAGCGCGACGCCGCCCAGGCCCAGCTCCGCGACATCGAGACGCGGCTCCGCGCCGAGAGCGAGGCCGCGCGCGCCAAGCTGGTGAAGGATCTCGAAGCCGCGCAGGTGCGCGTGTCGGAGCTGGTGGCCGAGCTGCAAGTGCAGCCCACGCTCGCCAAGGCCGCCGAGGTGCGTCGGCAGCTGCGCGAGGAGGAGTCGTCGCAGAAGCGCGAGCTCGCGAAGAGCCAGGCCGAGCCCAGCGAGCCCGAGGAGCGCGGCGGCGAGCTCACGGTGGGCGCGCGCGTCCGCGTGATCTCGCTCGGGCGAGAGGCGCAGGTCAGCTCAATCGACGGCAACGAGGCCACGGTACAGGCGGGCGCGCTGCGCATGCGCGTGCCGCTCGACGATCTCGTTCCGCTCAAGGGCAAGGCCAAGATCCCCGAGCCGAAGCTCAAGGCCGCCGCGGGCGCGCAGCTCGCCAAGGCCGCGACCACGGGCGCGGGCAAGCTCGCGGCCCCCATTGAGCAGGTCGACGTTCGTGGCCTCCGCGCCGAGGACGCGCTGCGCATGGTCGAGGCTTTTCTCGATCGGCTCTACGGCGAAGGACGGCCCGCGGCGGTCATCGTGCACGGGCATGGCACGGGCGCGCTCAAGGCCACGCTGCGCGAATATCTGCAGCAGTCGCCGTATGTGGAGCGCTGGCAAGCCGAGAGCGGCGACGGCGCGACGCGCGTGGAGTTTCGCGGCTAATTAACCAATCGGTTAACCCGACGTCGCGACCTTCCTGGCCATGTCGATGAGCTTGTTCACCGTTTTCCAGTTGCGCGCGGTGGCCTTCCCGCCCAGCCGCTTCTCGAAGTAGTCCACGGTGAGCCTGGTCTCTGCGGCGCTCACCACGCTCATGAAGATCTCGCGCCCGAGCACGAGGTAGCTGTCGCCGGGCGAGCGCTTGGGATCGAGCGACGCCAGCGCGGGCTTCTTCGGCACATCCGACAGAAACATCACGTGCAGC is from Deltaproteobacteria bacterium and encodes:
- a CDS encoding Smr/MutS family protein, which codes for MTAPTSEFVDPAGQALLDLGFPRLLEALAGRARTDLGQARALRRPLHADADDVREALAMVEEARLLAGEQRVLPLAGARDVRALVARAGKGATLEGPELVQLAHVMAALSRTRDFLEDVAGRVPRLARLGEQLVDLTSLARRIDSAFEPSGQVSDRASPELAAARERSRGLHKQLKSKIEDLLADVENEELLRDRYFTLRNDRYVVPVKAQHRAQLPGIVHNASQSGQTLFVEPQPLIGLGNELAIAQSVAAEEERRVLQELTDLVGKRADELLEALEAIAALDEAEACARLANDLHANVPELTKPSSPFNLKALRHPLLVLQGKKVIASDVRLEAPARALIVSGPNAGGKTVTLTGVGLCALMLRAGLPIPVEAGSSLPLYPGVSSAIGDAQDLGRDLSTFSAHITALRDILKSCGPGSLVLIDEVAADTDPREGAAIATAILEALLEHGATSIVTTHLEELKALGLGDTRFANAHVGFDPVNLAPTYKLHLGSPGASSAIEIAQRVGLPAAVCERARSHLSGTAGPLAKALEKLEAERAALETARLEAQKLAADAKAERDAAQAQLRDIETRLRAESEAARAKLVKDLEAAQVRVSELVAELQVQPTLAKAAEVRRQLREEESSQKRELAKSQAEPSEPEERGGELTVGARVRVISLGREAQVSSIDGNEATVQAGALRMRVPLDDLVPLKGKAKIPEPKLKAAAGAQLAKAATTGAGKLAAPIEQVDVRGLRAEDALRMVEAFLDRLYGEGRPAAVIVHGHGTGALKATLREYLQQSPYVERWQAESGDGATRVEFRG